In Flavobacterium sp. WV_118_3, one DNA window encodes the following:
- a CDS encoding vitamin K epoxide reductase family protein has translation MPSFINLINDFLLKNSHSLNKEDLNLQLLSHEDYPSFRSVSDTFDYFGIENLAATVPVEALEQLPEFFLTLINMEGKSIFVSVHKTQNRISCKSTEKKSQQYSYADFKTIWSGTVIVVEKNTVPSNAKNRQILVVLGIAAALTLLTLLYPFSLISALIGLLTLIGIYISWLITKEELGIRDTITATLCSTLNEKGSCSNIINSKVRFLGLISLSTATGIFFTSQLPILLFIGFDVTFFSIALLAAIPAVLYSLYSQAFVLKEWCALCLATALLLFLEMGVVFTTPLLLTFNATYWIKALLCITLVGLGIHYIKVLIEKNIALKKSEMDFFKFKRNYGLFTSLLYKKQLPNTSPIPQHHEVRFGSDNPVLTIQAVTNPLCGYCTDAFKAYFSLLEKHGTDIQIQFIFSVPYEKPDNLSTKIVLEVLEAYSQNPKQALLLLKDWFEKKNISEWEHKSGNPSPEKLQLLQSHRSWCDANGILYTPATFINSYQYPNEYKTQEFILFADEMIGEFRGVGILVNPN, from the coding sequence ATGCCCTCTTTCATAAACCTTATAAATGATTTTCTACTCAAAAATTCACACTCCTTAAATAAAGAGGATCTGAATCTCCAACTATTATCCCATGAGGATTACCCTAGTTTTCGATCGGTTTCGGATACATTCGATTATTTCGGCATTGAAAACCTGGCCGCTACCGTCCCTGTTGAAGCATTAGAACAACTTCCAGAGTTTTTCCTGACCTTAATCAATATGGAAGGTAAAAGCATTTTTGTTTCGGTACATAAAACCCAAAACCGCATTAGTTGTAAGAGCACGGAAAAGAAATCACAACAATATAGCTATGCCGATTTTAAGACGATTTGGTCCGGAACGGTTATCGTTGTAGAAAAGAATACGGTGCCATCAAACGCCAAAAACAGACAAATATTAGTCGTTTTAGGAATCGCTGCTGCTTTAACACTACTGACGCTACTCTATCCCTTTTCACTTATATCAGCACTTATCGGTTTGTTGACACTTATCGGCATTTATATAAGCTGGCTGATCACCAAAGAAGAATTGGGCATCCGGGACACAATTACAGCCACTTTGTGTAGCACACTAAACGAAAAAGGGAGTTGCTCGAACATCATTAATTCTAAAGTCCGTTTTTTGGGACTGATTTCACTTAGTACCGCTACCGGTATCTTCTTTACATCCCAATTGCCGATCTTACTCTTTATCGGTTTTGACGTCACTTTTTTTTCAATTGCTTTATTAGCCGCAATACCGGCCGTTTTGTATTCCTTATACAGTCAGGCGTTTGTTTTAAAAGAATGGTGCGCCCTTTGTTTAGCAACTGCTTTGCTACTTTTTTTGGAAATGGGCGTTGTTTTTACAACACCACTCCTTTTAACCTTTAACGCGACCTACTGGATTAAAGCGTTATTATGTATTACACTGGTTGGTTTAGGAATACACTATATAAAAGTGCTAATCGAAAAAAACATCGCTTTAAAGAAAAGTGAAATGGATTTCTTTAAATTCAAACGCAACTACGGACTTTTCACCTCCTTATTATATAAGAAACAATTGCCGAATACTAGTCCTATTCCACAACATCATGAAGTACGATTTGGCTCCGATAATCCGGTTCTTACGATCCAGGCGGTTACCAATCCTTTATGCGGTTATTGTACTGACGCTTTTAAAGCCTATTTCTCGTTATTGGAAAAACACGGAACGGATATTCAGATCCAATTTATTTTTAGTGTTCCGTATGAGAAACCCGACAACCTTTCGACCAAAATTGTATTGGAGGTATTGGAAGCCTATTCTCAGAATCCAAAACAGGCTTTACTCCTATTAAAGGATTGGTTTGAGAAAAAGAATATTTCGGAATGGGAACATAAATCCGGGAATCCAAGTCCGGAAAAGTTACAGTTGCTTCAGTCCCATCGTTCCTGGTGTGATGCCAATGGAATTTTATATACTCCAGCTACCTTTATCAATAGCTATCAGTATCCAAATGAATACAAAACACAGGAGTTTATATTATTTGCCGATGAAATGATCGGGGAATTTCGAGGAGTCGGCATTTTAGTTAATCCGAATTAA
- the gwsG gene encoding grasp-with-spasm system ATP-grasp peptide maturase: MVLILSSPDDLSTNDVIDWLRHYNIPFLRISVNDTITYKSVTIGNSKFDIEFSINKKSYNLHDFTAFWYRRSHYSIFIPKIIENDIISKQINRHLQVEANEIHKLFTNYICKKSINNHRDITINKLAVLKLATTIGLKIPDTIIATKRTAVSHFMRRHSKIITKNFSQGIFIHNKTESFNAITNIVTEEIFNLLPEYFFPSLFQEHINKLFELRVFYLMGTFYSSAIFSQNDPKTSVDFRNYNKEKPNRTPPFKLPATIEIKLKKLMKVLKLNSGSIDMLVSSNNEYVFLEVNPIGQFGQVSKPCNYYLEKQIAKELNKISKYGTLTN, from the coding sequence ATGGTACTGATTTTAAGTTCACCCGATGATTTGTCGACGAATGATGTAATCGACTGGTTAAGGCATTACAATATTCCTTTTTTACGAATCTCGGTTAATGACACTATAACCTATAAGTCGGTTACTATTGGTAATTCTAAATTTGACATTGAATTTTCGATTAATAAAAAAAGTTATAATCTGCACGATTTCACCGCTTTTTGGTACAGAAGAAGTCATTACAGTATTTTCATTCCTAAAATTATTGAGAACGATATCATTAGTAAACAAATCAACAGGCACTTGCAAGTTGAAGCAAATGAAATTCACAAACTATTCACAAATTATATCTGTAAAAAATCAATCAATAATCACCGTGATATTACGATTAACAAATTAGCTGTTTTGAAACTAGCGACTACTATTGGTTTAAAAATTCCTGATACCATAATCGCTACCAAAAGAACCGCCGTTTCTCATTTTATGAGAAGACATTCAAAAATTATCACTAAAAATTTTTCTCAGGGAATCTTCATTCACAATAAAACCGAATCTTTTAACGCAATAACAAACATTGTCACTGAAGAAATTTTCAATTTATTACCCGAATATTTTTTTCCCAGTTTATTTCAAGAACATATTAATAAATTATTTGAATTACGGGTTTTTTACTTAATGGGTACTTTTTATTCAAGCGCCATATTTTCTCAAAACGACCCAAAAACATCCGTAGATTTTAGAAACTATAATAAGGAAAAACCGAATAGAACTCCTCCATTTAAGTTACCTGCAACTATAGAAATAAAATTAAAAAAACTAATGAAAGTCTTAAAACTAAACAGCGGCTCTATAGACATGCTTGTTTCTTCAAATAATGAATACGTTTTTTTGGAAGTCAACCCTATTGGGCAATTTGGACAAGTTTCAAAACCTTGTAATTATTATCTCGAAAAACAGATCGCTAAAGAATTGAATAAAATCTCAAAATATGGAACACTCACAAATTGA
- a CDS encoding peptidase domain-containing ABC transporter codes for MSQFPFYKQADSKDCGPTCLKIIAKHYKKVINIQKLRALSETTREGSNLLSLSDAAERIGFRTLGVRISLEKLQEVPLPCILHWNNNHYVVLYKVKKHKLYVSDPAHGLLEYDKEEFLKFWIGNNVTETTEEGIALLIEPTPKFYQSEFESDSNNKAFGFGLLSKYILRYKTFLVQLIIGLMAGSCLQLIFPFLTQSVVDVGIQNQNIHFIYMVLFAQLFLFFGKTGLEFIRGWILLHLSTRINISLISDFFIKLMNLPISFFDVRMTGDIMQRISDHHRIERILTTSSLNVLFSFVNMIIMGAVLAYYNLTIFAIFFIGSFFYFLWVTLFLKRREDLDYKRFSEVSQEQSKVIELINGMQEIKLHNAEKQKRWGWEYIQARLFKVSMKSLVLEQTQSIGSNFINELKNILIIFLSAKLVIDGAITLGMMMAISSIVGSLNGPIIQLISFIREAQDAKISLARLSEIHEKDDETQDEDEKIHDFPKDETLHIKNLSFRYTGSDVPVLEDVSLTIPAKKVTAIVGASGSGKTTLMKILLKFYDPNSGEIFLGRTNLKNMSQKTWRSHIGSVMQEGYIFNDTIANNIALGVDKVDKARLAYAADVANIQEFIEELPLGYNTKIGMEGTGMSTGQKQRLLIARAVYKNPEMLFFDEATSALDANNEREIMQKLDLFFRDKTVVVIAHRLSTVMNADQIVVLDRGRIIEVGSHDELVDSRGNYYRLVKNQLQLGN; via the coding sequence ATGTCGCAATTCCCATTCTATAAACAAGCCGATTCCAAAGACTGTGGTCCTACATGTCTTAAAATAATTGCCAAGCACTATAAAAAGGTTATCAATATTCAGAAGCTAAGAGCACTTTCCGAAACAACCCGGGAAGGAAGCAATTTGTTATCATTGAGTGATGCCGCCGAAAGAATCGGTTTCCGTACATTGGGTGTGCGTATTTCGCTGGAAAAACTACAGGAAGTACCGCTTCCTTGTATTTTGCATTGGAATAACAACCATTATGTGGTGCTCTATAAAGTAAAAAAACACAAACTCTATGTTTCCGATCCGGCACATGGACTTTTGGAGTACGATAAAGAGGAATTTCTTAAATTCTGGATCGGCAATAATGTTACTGAAACAACCGAAGAAGGAATTGCATTGTTAATCGAGCCAACACCGAAGTTTTACCAGAGTGAATTTGAATCCGACTCCAATAATAAAGCTTTTGGTTTCGGATTACTTTCCAAATATATCCTACGTTATAAAACCTTTCTTGTTCAGTTGATCATTGGATTAATGGCCGGAAGTTGCCTACAACTGATCTTCCCCTTTTTAACCCAAAGTGTGGTCGATGTAGGAATACAAAATCAGAACATCCATTTTATCTACATGGTTTTGTTTGCGCAGTTGTTTTTGTTTTTCGGAAAAACCGGACTGGAGTTTATCCGAGGTTGGATTTTACTGCATCTTTCTACTCGCATTAACATCTCCCTGATCTCGGATTTCTTTATCAAACTGATGAATCTGCCCATTTCATTTTTTGACGTACGAATGACCGGGGATATTATGCAACGTATTAGTGATCATCACCGGATCGAACGGATATTAACCACATCTTCCCTAAATGTATTGTTTTCTTTTGTAAACATGATCATCATGGGAGCGGTTTTGGCTTATTACAATCTGACCATTTTTGCCATTTTCTTTATTGGTAGTTTTTTCTATTTCCTATGGGTAACACTTTTCCTGAAAAGACGGGAGGATCTCGATTACAAACGCTTCTCGGAAGTCAGCCAGGAACAGAGTAAAGTCATTGAGTTGATCAACGGAATGCAGGAGATTAAACTCCACAATGCCGAAAAACAAAAACGATGGGGTTGGGAATACATACAGGCGCGTTTGTTTAAAGTGTCTATGAAAAGTCTGGTATTGGAACAAACCCAGTCGATTGGGTCCAATTTTATCAACGAGCTTAAAAATATTTTGATCATCTTCCTTTCGGCCAAATTGGTTATCGACGGGGCTATTACGCTGGGGATGATGATGGCGATCAGTTCTATCGTAGGAAGCTTGAATGGTCCTATTATACAATTGATCAGTTTTATTCGGGAAGCACAGGATGCGAAGATTTCCCTGGCGCGTTTATCGGAAATACACGAAAAAGACGATGAAACTCAGGATGAAGATGAAAAAATTCACGATTTCCCAAAAGACGAGACGCTGCATATCAAAAATCTTTCGTTTCGTTATACCGGTTCCGACGTTCCGGTGCTGGAAGATGTTAGCCTGACTATCCCGGCCAAAAAGGTAACCGCCATTGTAGGGGCTAGTGGTAGCGGAAAAACTACACTAATGAAAATTTTATTAAAGTTCTACGATCCGAATTCCGGGGAGATCTTTTTAGGCAGGACCAATCTTAAAAATATGTCTCAAAAAACCTGGCGTTCGCATATTGGATCTGTGATGCAGGAAGGTTATATTTTCAACGATACGATTGCGAATAATATTGCACTCGGAGTCGATAAAGTGGATAAAGCGCGTTTGGCCTATGCCGCCGATGTGGCCAATATACAGGAATTTATAGAAGAACTTCCATTGGGTTATAACACTAAAATCGGGATGGAAGGTACCGGAATGAGTACCGGACAAAAACAACGTTTACTAATTGCCCGTGCCGTTTATAAAAATCCGGAGATGTTGTTTTTTGACGAGGCAACTTCCGCTCTGGATGCTAACAACGAACGGGAAATTATGCAAAAACTGGATCTCTTTTTTCGGGATAAAACCGTAGTGGTAATCGCTCACCGGCTGAGTACTGTTATGAATGCCGATCAGATTGTGGTATTGGACAGAGGACGGATTATTGAAGTCGGAAGTCACGACGAGCTTGTTGATAGTCGCGGAAATTACTACCGCTTGGTTAAAAACCAGTTACAACTGGGCAATTAA
- a CDS encoding HlyD family efflux transporter periplasmic adaptor subunit, protein MPQHRNTDIKLRSEEVQEILSQVPHWMIRWGNIVIFIILSLMLILSWFVRYPDIVTAEISITTQTPPEKLIARTSGRIEKILVPDRSKVKKDTPLAVIENTASYPDVFLLKSITDTLKINPEFKFPFEKLTTLQLGDISSVFALFEKDYANYELNKDLQPYRVENSAQRYEAIQLKERLGLLEQQASIAQTELQLKKKELERYKKLFDNGVIALQEWETKNIDYLQNEKNIKSLNSQISQLHSSLNELNRSSKTTKINETKDQIIFFRNMAQSYNQLRKAIADWDLAYVLRASIPGEVSYLQIWKENQTINVGENVFTVIPESSTQYIGKVKARTVNAGKLKPNQDVNIRLLNYPDREFGVVKGKVKSISLTPDKDGLLLIDVSLPKGLNTSYHKKITFQQEMGGTADIITEDLRLLERLLYQFRDLFRR, encoded by the coding sequence ATGCCGCAACATAGAAATACAGATATAAAGTTAAGAAGCGAAGAAGTTCAGGAAATACTATCGCAGGTACCACATTGGATGATCCGATGGGGCAATATTGTTATTTTCATTATCCTATCATTAATGTTAATCCTGTCCTGGTTTGTCCGTTATCCGGATATCGTGACTGCCGAAATTTCCATAACAACGCAAACACCTCCCGAAAAACTGATCGCCCGAACCTCGGGTCGAATCGAAAAAATATTGGTTCCGGATCGTAGCAAAGTTAAAAAAGACACTCCTTTGGCCGTTATTGAAAATACGGCCAGTTATCCGGATGTTTTTCTTTTAAAAAGCATTACCGATACGTTAAAAATCAATCCGGAGTTTAAATTTCCTTTTGAAAAATTAACCACCTTACAACTAGGTGATATTTCCAGCGTTTTTGCTCTTTTCGAAAAAGACTATGCCAATTACGAACTGAATAAAGATTTACAACCCTATCGTGTGGAAAACAGTGCGCAACGGTATGAAGCCATTCAGCTAAAAGAACGCTTAGGGCTTTTGGAACAACAGGCATCGATTGCACAAACCGAGTTACAGCTTAAGAAAAAAGAACTGGAGCGGTATAAAAAACTATTCGACAATGGTGTAATCGCATTACAGGAGTGGGAAACCAAAAATATCGATTACCTACAGAACGAAAAAAACATAAAAAGCCTGAATTCTCAGATCTCACAATTGCATTCATCATTAAACGAACTCAATCGCAGTAGCAAAACAACGAAGATCAACGAGACTAAAGATCAGATCATTTTTTTCCGGAATATGGCACAATCCTATAATCAGTTACGAAAGGCTATTGCCGACTGGGATCTGGCGTATGTACTTCGGGCGTCCATTCCGGGCGAAGTGTCCTATCTGCAAATCTGGAAGGAAAACCAAACGATCAATGTGGGCGAAAATGTATTTACCGTTATTCCGGAATCCTCTACTCAATATATCGGTAAAGTCAAAGCGAGAACAGTCAATGCCGGAAAACTAAAACCCAATCAGGATGTCAATATTCGTTTACTAAATTATCCCGATCGCGAATTCGGTGTTGTGAAAGGAAAAGTAAAATCCATTTCGTTAACACCCGACAAAGATGGCCTTTTATTAATTGATGTTTCCCTTCCTAAAGGTTTAAATACATCCTACCATAAAAAAATTACCTTCCAACAGGAAATGGGTGGAACTGCTGATATTATCACCGAAGATCTTCGCCTACTGGAACGCCTGTTATATCAGTTCCGGGATCTTTTCAGAAGATAG
- the miaB gene encoding tRNA (N6-isopentenyl adenosine(37)-C2)-methylthiotransferase MiaB — protein MEKIIEENKQGTSLVLENKEGNSKKLFIESYGCAMNFSDSEIVASILANEGYNTTQKLEEADLVLVNTCSIRDKAEQTVRKRLEKYNAVKKINPGMKVGVLGCMAERLKSQFLEQEKIVDMVVGPDAYKDIPNLLKEVDEGRDAINVILSKDETYGDISPVRLLSNGITAFVSITRGCDNMCTFCVVPFTRGRERSREPQSILEEINDLASRGFKEVTLLGQNVDSYLWYGGGLKKDFEKATEMQKATAVDFAQLLDMCAIAHPKMRFRFSTSNPQDMHEEVLHIIAKHPNICNYIHLPVQSGSTRILREMNRQHTREEYMTLVDKIKTIIPGCSISQDMITGFPTETEEDHQDTLSLMEYVEYDFGYMFAYSERPGTLAARKMEDDVPEEVKKRRLQEIVDLQQKLSHKRTSRFLNETVEVLIEKTSKRSDAHWSGRNSENVVVVFPKENYKVGDFVMVKINDCTTATLIGEATGYSDMN, from the coding sequence ATGGAAAAGATTATTGAAGAAAATAAACAGGGAACCAGTCTTGTTCTCGAAAATAAAGAAGGAAATTCTAAAAAGCTTTTTATCGAAAGCTATGGCTGTGCCATGAATTTTTCCGACAGTGAAATCGTTGCCTCTATTTTGGCCAACGAAGGGTATAATACAACCCAAAAACTGGAAGAGGCCGATTTGGTTCTGGTTAATACCTGCTCTATTCGGGACAAAGCAGAACAAACCGTGCGTAAACGTCTTGAAAAATACAATGCCGTAAAAAAAATAAACCCGGGTATGAAAGTCGGCGTTTTAGGTTGTATGGCCGAACGTCTGAAAAGTCAGTTCCTCGAACAGGAAAAAATCGTGGACATGGTGGTTGGTCCGGATGCCTATAAAGATATTCCAAACCTTTTAAAAGAGGTAGACGAAGGTCGTGATGCTATCAATGTTATTTTGTCTAAGGATGAAACCTATGGAGACATCTCTCCTGTCCGCTTACTCAGTAACGGAATTACCGCTTTTGTATCCATCACTAGAGGATGCGACAATATGTGTACGTTTTGCGTAGTTCCATTTACCCGTGGTCGCGAACGTAGCCGTGAACCCCAAAGTATCCTCGAAGAAATAAACGATCTGGCCAGCAGAGGCTTCAAAGAAGTAACGCTTTTAGGTCAGAATGTGGATAGTTATTTATGGTATGGTGGCGGATTGAAAAAAGATTTTGAAAAAGCAACCGAAATGCAAAAAGCTACTGCAGTCGATTTTGCTCAGTTATTGGACATGTGTGCCATCGCACATCCCAAAATGCGTTTCCGTTTTTCGACTTCCAATCCACAGGATATGCACGAAGAAGTATTACACATCATTGCTAAACATCCAAATATCTGTAATTATATCCACCTACCGGTACAATCCGGAAGTACTCGAATTTTAAGGGAAATGAACCGTCAGCATACCCGTGAAGAGTATATGACATTGGTCGATAAAATCAAAACAATTATACCGGGTTGTTCTATTTCTCAGGACATGATCACTGGTTTCCCAACGGAAACGGAAGAGGATCACCAGGATACCTTAAGCCTGATGGAATATGTAGAATATGACTTTGGTTATATGTTCGCCTATTCCGAAAGACCAGGAACACTGGCAGCCCGTAAAATGGAAGATGACGTTCCGGAAGAAGTTAAAAAACGTCGCTTACAGGAAATTGTTGATTTACAACAAAAACTAAGTCATAAACGAACCTCGCGTTTCCTAAACGAAACGGTAGAAGTATTGATCGAAAAAACATCCAAAAGATCGGACGCCCATTGGTCCGGAAGAAATTCTGAGAATGTGGTCGTTGTTTTCCCGAAAGAAAACTACAAAGTAGGTGATTTTGTTATGGTAAAAATCAACGATTGTACTACCGCTACACTAATAGGAGAAGCAACCGGTTATTCCGACATGAATTAA
- a CDS encoding sigma-54 dependent transcriptional regulator, giving the protein MENIQAIKQRFEIIGNDPKLNRAIEKAIQVAPTDISVLVTGESGVGKESIPKIIHSLSHRKHGKYIAVNCGAIPEGTIDSELFGHEKGAFTGATATREGYFEVADGGTIFLDEVGELPLTTQVRLLRVLENGEFIKVGSSQVQKTNVRIVAATNVNMISAIDKGKFREDLYYRLSTVEINLPPLRERKEDIHLLFRKFASDFAHKYKMPPLKLDEGAVQWLTKYRWSGNIRQLRNVAEQISVLETSRDISLATLQSYLPMEGSNLPSVISEKKADSDFSSEREILYKILFDMKSDLNDLKKLTLELMQNGNTNKVQESNKTLIQRIYGSTEENEIPFEKQTSLEVIPMPSETIQEEFDDDDDENYLIAEAIEEEDSLRLDQKEIELIKKALERNKGKRKAAADELGISERTLYRKIKQFDL; this is encoded by the coding sequence ATGGAAAACATCCAAGCCATAAAACAGCGTTTTGAGATTATCGGGAATGACCCGAAACTCAATCGCGCCATCGAAAAAGCCATACAGGTAGCTCCAACCGATATTTCGGTATTGGTAACCGGTGAAAGCGGTGTAGGTAAAGAAAGTATTCCGAAAATCATCCATTCCCTTTCCCACCGGAAACACGGAAAATATATCGCCGTAAACTGCGGTGCTATTCCCGAAGGAACGATCGACAGCGAATTATTTGGACACGAAAAAGGGGCGTTTACCGGGGCAACCGCTACCCGTGAAGGCTATTTTGAAGTGGCCGACGGTGGTACGATTTTCCTTGACGAAGTAGGCGAATTACCACTAACCACTCAGGTGCGTTTGCTACGGGTACTGGAAAACGGAGAATTTATCAAAGTAGGTTCCTCACAGGTACAAAAAACCAATGTGCGAATTGTTGCGGCTACCAATGTTAACATGATTAGCGCTATCGATAAAGGAAAATTCCGGGAGGATCTTTATTATCGTTTGAGTACCGTAGAAATTAATCTTCCGCCCTTACGCGAACGAAAAGAAGACATCCATCTGCTTTTTCGAAAATTTGCATCCGATTTTGCCCATAAATACAAAATGCCGCCTTTAAAATTAGACGAAGGGGCTGTCCAATGGCTCACCAAATACCGCTGGAGCGGAAATATCCGTCAATTGCGAAATGTAGCCGAACAAATTTCTGTACTGGAGACTAGCCGTGATATTTCACTCGCTACCTTACAATCGTATTTACCGATGGAAGGTAGTAATCTGCCTTCAGTGATCAGCGAGAAAAAAGCCGACAGTGATTTCAGTTCCGAACGGGAAATCCTGTACAAAATTCTTTTCGACATGAAAAGCGATCTGAACGATCTGAAAAAACTGACGTTGGAATTAATGCAAAACGGAAATACCAACAAGGTACAGGAAAGTAATAAAACCCTGATTCAACGTATTTACGGCTCCACAGAAGAAAACGAGATTCCGTTTGAAAAACAAACCAGTCTGGAAGTCATTCCAATGCCATCGGAAACCATACAGGAAGAATTTGACGATGATGATGATGAAAATTATCTTATCGCTGAGGCTATTGAGGAAGAAGATTCCCTTCGACTGGATCAGAAAGAAATCGAACTGATCAAAAAAGCACTGGAACGTAACAAAGGAAAACGAAAAGCCGCCGCAGACGAACTGGGAATTTCCGAACGAACTTTATACCGAAAAATCAAGCAATTCGATTTGTAA
- a CDS encoding LptE family protein, translating to MKAIKYILIIPILLVLTGCSVYNFTGTGKIDAKTFQVNYFQNNAPLVEPGIERTFTLELQKIIQNQTNLSLTNTGGDLIYEGEITDYRITPMGSNANQGADQNRLSITINVRFTNKNKSDDDFERKFSFYYDFPANDQLVGSRLSEALNVVFERITQDVFNQSLAKW from the coding sequence ATGAAAGCTATTAAATACATCCTAATTATACCGATCCTGTTAGTATTAACCGGCTGTTCCGTTTATAATTTTACCGGAACCGGAAAAATAGACGCCAAAACATTTCAGGTGAATTATTTTCAAAATAATGCTCCTTTGGTTGAACCGGGTATCGAACGAACTTTTACACTCGAACTGCAAAAGATTATTCAGAATCAAACTAACCTGAGTCTTACCAATACCGGTGGTGACCTGATCTATGAAGGTGAAATAACCGATTACCGTATTACACCTATGGGGTCGAACGCCAATCAGGGCGCCGATCAGAACAGACTGTCGATCACAATTAACGTACGCTTTACCAATAAAAATAAATCGGACGATGATTTCGAAAGAAAATTCTCTTTCTATTATGATTTCCCGGCTAATGATCAATTAGTAGGCTCCCGTTTATCGGAAGCCCTGAATGTTGTTTTCGAAAGGATTACTCAGGATGTATTCAACCAGTCACTAGCAAAGTGGTAA
- the secG gene encoding preprotein translocase subunit SecG has translation MFSVFLVLITIVCFLLIVVIMVQNPKGGGLSSSLGGSQMMGGVQKTNDFLDKSTWTLATALIVLILLSSLSFTGSMGDNGSKLIDNSTPAPAAPAPAKPAADKAAAPAAASETPTATDAAAPAAPTEEAKK, from the coding sequence ATGTTTTCAGTTTTTTTAGTACTAATAACAATCGTTTGTTTTTTACTTATTGTGGTTATCATGGTTCAAAACCCTAAAGGTGGAGGATTATCATCAAGCCTTGGTGGTTCTCAAATGATGGGTGGTGTTCAGAAAACAAATGACTTCCTTGACAAAAGTACCTGGACGTTGGCTACAGCCTTAATCGTATTGATTTTATTATCCAGCTTGAGCTTTACAGGAAGCATGGGAGATAACGGTTCTAAATTAATTGACAATAGTACACCAGCTCCAGCAGCTCCGGCTCCGGCAAAACCAGCAGCTGATAAAGCAGCGGCTCCGGCAGCAGCATCTGAAACTCCGACAGCGACTGACGCAGCAGCTCCCGCAGCTCCGACTGAAGAAGCTAAAAAATAA
- the groES gene encoding co-chaperone GroES, whose product MALNIKPLSDRVIVEPAAAETQTASGIIIPDTAKEKPQKGIVVAVGNGKKDEPLTVKVGDTVLYGKYAGTDLKFEGKDYLIMREDDILAII is encoded by the coding sequence ATGGCATTAAACATCAAACCACTTTCAGATCGCGTTATCGTGGAACCTGCGGCTGCTGAAACGCAAACCGCTTCCGGTATTATCATCCCTGATACAGCTAAGGAAAAACCTCAGAAAGGTATTGTGGTAGCTGTTGGAAACGGTAAAAAAGACGAACCGCTAACCGTTAAGGTTGGTGACACTGTTTTATACGGAAAATATGCTGGAACCGATTTAAAATTCGAAGGTAAGGACTACCTGATTATGAGAGAAGATGACATTTTAGCGATCATCTAA